The following is a genomic window from Amycolatopsis acidiphila.
GCCCGGATACCACACCCAAAAGGCAGCCGCTGAACCTGCGCGTGCGGTCGGTGAGTGTCAGCACCGGCAACGAGATCACCACCACGGACCAGGGGGTGAAGCAGGTCGGCACCGTGCAGAACTGCCTGGCCCGCCAGACCACCGGGCCGGAGCAGGGGATCATGTTCTCGAGCACCCACGTGCGCCTGTACTCCGGCTGGGGGCTCACTTCCCGCGTGCTGGGGCTGAGCACAGTGCTTCGCGGCCCGCGGTACGGCGACGTCCGGGTGGGCCAGTTCACCACGGTCTACCCACCGGGACAGGCCGGGTGCTCGCCGCAGCCGTGCCGGTCGGAGACCTACTTCCTCACCCGCGCGCAAGGGCAGCCGGTGAGCGCGAGCATCAACCAGCCGCCCGTGGCCAACGACTACGACTTCGAATCGCGTCCCGTCACCACTCCGGTCTGCAACGGCCAGTACGGGATGGCGACGGCCAGGTTGAGTTCCGATCCGGGCGGGGACAACCTGGAGACGCAGCGGGTCATCAGCCTGCCGGACGGGCCCGCGGTGTACAAGCAGGCGGGCTGGCTGCCGAAACCGGGCACGTTCGACTTCGAGGGCGTGACGTTCGCCTGGTCCAGCCAGAAGACGTTCGACCAGTCGATGTGGGCCGCGGAGGCCAGGGACCGAGTGGCGCTCCGCCCGGAGAACAGCGGTTCCCGCGTCGAAGTCCCCTTCGAGATCGACAACGGCGGCACCGAGTCCGAGCGGATCGTCGACGTGCTCACCCCGGACGGAACCGCGATCGAGGTCAAGACCGGGGGCGACAACAGGGCACTCGACAAGGTCGAACAGCAGATCAACAACGATGTGGCGCTGCTGAGCAGTCCGGCTTCGGGTGTGCACAAGGTAGTTTGGCTGTTCCTGCCGGGCGCTACGGACCCCACCAATCAGGGCCCGACCGCCGAGGTCGAGCAACTGCTCAAGGCCGCGGGGAAGAAAGTTCCGCTCACCTGGCAGAAGGATTCCGTCGGCCAGCTCTGTCAAGTGAGGTAAAGGGTCATTCCGGCTCGGCACCGGCCAGCAGGGCCGCGCCGAGCCGGGTGAGCTGGTGCAGTACCGCGCCGCCCCGGCGGGTGGAGGCGATCAAGCCGTTCTGACGGAGTACGGCCGCGTGTTTGCTCGCCGCGCCGACAGTGATGTCGAGGCGCTGGGCGAGTTCGCTGGTGGTCATGCGGGTGCGCAGCGCGTCCAGGCAGCAGGCCCGGGTTTCGCCGAGCAGCCGGGCCAAACCGGCGGACACCGGCGGCGAGTCCACCAGCCCGGCGGCGTCCGCGAGCGGGCACACCAGCACCGGGGGCAGGTCCGGGTCGATAAACGTGACCGGGTCGCCGGAGCAGAAGTAGGTCGGCACCACGGTGATGCCCCGCCCGCCCAGGACCACGGTCCGGTCGACCGGATAGCCGGTGGTGAGGACTTCGCCGTCCCACAACAGCGAACCCGGCAGCCCCGCCAGGAATTCTCCCGCACCGCTCGCGGTCAGGGCGCGCGCCCGGCGTGCCCGTTCCGCTGCCACTGCATCACAGATACTGCTCCAGTACGGCGCCAGCAGCG
Proteins encoded in this region:
- a CDS encoding ArsR/SmtB family transcription factor, coding for MEFPWMLGVVFVSLRLVFGSSDLAGVRLADGPDPLWELVLALIQAQTRDHRYVAWRRDVHRRLVTARRAGVPAAIGALRELVPPHGDFPDFLTPPSTKDFDVGCEVIAGTPRTRLRIEIAAVFTNRTAPPSVRSLTTDAGTSLGELIEVVRYAHGALLAPYWSSICDAVAAERARRARALTASGAGEFLAGLPGSLLWDGEVLTTGYPVDRTVVLGGRGITVVPTYFCSGDPVTFIDPDLPPVLVCPLADAAGLVDSPPVSAGLARLLGETRACCLDALRTRMTTSELAQRLDITVGAASKHAAVLRQNGLIASTRRGGAVLHQLTRLGAALLAGAEPE